DNA sequence from the Acipenser ruthenus chromosome 20, fAciRut3.2 maternal haplotype, whole genome shotgun sequence genome:
TGGACTGAGAGACGTTGGATCTGTGATGTTATTTTGCaccggtgttttttttttttaaaagtgtctttgtaagttttatattatattctaatttatagaataaagggATTTAAAAGTCAGTGTCTCTCTATCAGATATCTGTGCACAGTGATCTCTCTCACTCGCTGTCTCAGATGTCTGTGTGCAGTGGTCTCTCTcactcgctgtctctctctctcagatgccTGTGTGCAGtgatctctctccctctctctctgtctctcagatgTCTGTGTGCAGTGGTCTCTCTCACTCGCTGTCTCTATCAGATGCCTGTGTGCAGTgatctctctccttctctctctgtctctcagatgTCTGTGTGCAGTGGTCTCTCTcactcgctgtctctctctctcagatgtcTGTGTGTAGTGATCTCTCTcactcgctgtctctctctctctcggatgtCTGTGTGTAGTGATCTCTCTcactcgctgtctctctctctctcagatgtctgtgtgcagtgatctctctcactcgctgtctctctctctctcagatgtctgtgtgcagtgatctctctcactcgctgtctctctctctctcggatgtCTGTGTGTAGTGATCTCTCTcactcgctgtctctctctctctcggatgtCTGTGTGTAGTGATCTCTCTcactcgctgtctctctctctctcagatgtcTGTGTGTAGTGATCTCTCTcactcgctgtctctctctctctcagatgtcTGTGCGCAGTGGTCGACGGAAGGAAGTTCCCAGGCTGGCAGAGCAGCAGAAAGGGGTGCGAGTCCACACATCGCCACTGGGGGGCGGTCACAACAGCGGCAGCAGCACCTCCAGCTCAGAGAGCAGAGCCCTGGTAAGAGATCACTTCTTtacaatccattctcttacctcttattagctttattaacattatcactgccccctTTAAAGAGCAGTAGGAGGGGATATACTTTGTTATTAATGGATATTTTTTCACATGCAGTCAAGCTTGGTTAACTCAACACCCCATGGGGATGCCATTTTGTGTAAACTTATCCAAAGTGTCGAGTAaaccacgggtgcacatgagccatggcattaacatgcatatgaGTAACAGAACTCTcatgtttacagtatttacaagtttatttttatttaaatgtctttatgaaaatggttgaaagaactgcagtgaatgaatgagttacagtatacagtactgtacaaactcggtacaactcgTATCGTTTGATTGAAATTAAGAATTCAGaaaataactacagcgttatttttacgaaaacaatccaaccacaaactgcacaaactgttgactatacttttatgtattggcttgtactgtctaatttgacggcttaaatagcaaaagttaacaaatgtacattatacagaattaactcggtgaacaaaacggtgtggtccggtggttaaagaaaagggcttgtaaccaggaggtctccggttcaaatcccggctcactcactgactcactgtgtgaccctggtcaagtcacttaacctccttgtcttctttatttgtttatttagcagacgcctttatccaaggcgacttacagagactagggtgtgtgaactatgcatcagctgcagagtcacttacaattacatctcaccctcctccgtgctccgtctttcgggtgagacgtagttgtaagtgactctgcagctgatgcatagttcacacgccctagtctctgtacgtcgccttggagaaagatgtctgctaaataaacaaataataacaaaaacaataataaacaacttgcagtttcacacagaaatcagaCATTGTCGATTGTTTTGTatgcaaaaacacacactttaaaagttctgctgacaagcttgtatCCTGAATAACCTGAGCTTGAAGCAAATTGAATGAAATCCATTATGAACTGACACTGTAACCAGTTGCACTTGGTAGttgcaaatgaatgaatgaacgctCCGTTTTCAGTCACGTGAAACTTTGGTATCGGTACTAAGTGTTGAGTTACGAGTAAAAAattaagaggcaggatgcatataaccctaaccctaaccctaaccctaactgtttTTGAGTTAACCGAGGCtgactgtatttgttttaaacaatttaattgttttaaatatgtgtttatttacatgACATAATAATGAGGCCCCTCCTCTCACTGTGTTTCAGAGAGAGGCTGCAGAGGGCGTGTCGGGTGGGCGTGTCAGCAGGCGTCAGAGAGGCCGTGATTTGTCAGAGAGTGAAGGGGAGGGGCCTGGAACGCTGACAAAAAGACAGAGACTACAGGTGAGGAATTCTATCTGTCcatgtgtgtgtctttctctgAATGTGTGCACTGCACCACTAAGCTTCAATACAcacttatattatatataaaggtTATATGGAgcttgaaactcagggggactgtctgaatcattgttggtgtcactgctgtataatatataaaactatggagattgaaactcggggactgtctgaatcattgttggtgtcactgctgtataatatataaaactatggcgattgaaactcagggggactgtctgaatcattgttggtgtcactgctgtataatatataaaactatggagattgaaactcagggggactgtctgaatcattgttggtgtcactgctgtataatatataaaacaatggagattgaaactcaggggaactgtctgaatcattgttGGTGTCACTGCTGTGTCATAGATAAATATTTTCCATATTTTTTTAGGATGGGTCCTCCCCATGCCCAGTCTCATTGGACGTTGGCCTTGACAACCGCCGCGGCAACACTGATGACAGAGCGAGGCGTGGCAGGGGGCGTGGCCTAGTCAGGACGAGGTGTGGCCGCGATGATGTCACGTTGGAGACTAGTGACaacgatgatgatgacgatgataaCCAATCGAACGCCAGCCTCAGCAGCCTGGCCAGTAGCAGCTGCAGCAGTGGGAGGGACATCGACCAGGACAATCGCAGCTCCTCCCCCAGCCTCTCCGCCTCCCCCATGGGGAGCCTGGACTCTGACTCAGACTCGAACTCCCAGGCAGCCCCCCCGGCTCTCCACTCCCCCAAACCAGAGGCCAGCAGACAGCCAACAAACTCCATCCGGGGCACCAATCAAACAGTGACCCCCATATCACAGGCTGCTAATGACTCCCCCAAGCAAAAACAGACTCTAACCAAGGGcgatattaataacaataataccaataataaCTTCTCTCCCCCTCCTGCTTTCCTCCAGGCCTCTCAGTccatcctcccccctccccccgcacTCAAACCACTCCCCTTCTGCTCTGCcccgctccctccctcccagcatccctcagcgGACAAACCGGAAAGGATGAGCACCTCCCCTGCCCCCCACGTCAGTCTGCAGATCCCTCTTCATAGCACTGCCTTGCTGAAGTACCCGTCCCTCTCTCCCCAGGGAGGATGGGGTGCTGGCAGTAACCCCAACCTGGGACCCTGGGGATCCTCTCCTTCTCCTGCTGTACCCCAGAGTGGATTCCCCAGGTACGGGATACCCCACCTTAATTACCAGCAAGCTCCTAAACAGCCCCCCACATTCCCGCCCCCTCTTCCTCCTCATGCCCCTGGCAGAGACTGCAGCTCTGGGCACTTAGCCCCGCTGGCGACAGTGGCCCACAGCACTGGCAGGACCTTCTCCAGCTCCAGTGCCGGGGTGCAGGGCAGGGAGTTTGCCAGCTCTGCCCACCAGGTCCTTCAGCCCAGAGATTTTGCTGCTTCAGGTTCTTCTTCTAGCGTGCAAAGTCGTGGGTTTAACCCTCTGTCTCAAAATCGGGAGTTTACCTCTCCAAGCGCCCAGACGCAGCAGCAAAGCAGagattacaaaaacacacagcccaGCAGGGAGTTTGCTAGTTTAGGGTCCCAGTCGCAGGGGCGCGAGTACAGCAATCTGACTGCCCCTGGACCAAACAGGGAGTTCCCTTCTCCCAGCACCCTGACGCAAAAGCAACAAGGCAGAGaatacacgaacgcacagcccggCAGGGAGTTAGGAAATCCAAGCGTTCAGTCCCAAGGTCGTGAGTACCCAAGCCTGACCTCACCCCCCGTCCCACCCAGAGATGCTCATTCCCAGCAGCAACAGAACAGAGAATACACAAACCCAAATGCAAACACACCAGCCAGGGACTTTTCAAGTACTAACCCCCAGTCTCAAAGCCGTGAGTTCACGAATCTGACTTCCCCAGTTGCACACAGAGACTTCCCTTCTCCAAGCGCTCTGACGCAGCAGCAGAATAAAGATTACAcaaatcccagcacagctgcacAAGCCAGAGAGTTTGCTGGTTCGCAGCGGAGTGAGTACCCTGGTTTGGCGGGCCAGGTCTTAAGCAGGGACTTTGCCCATGTGGGCCCTGCAACGCAGCCAGGCAGGGAATTCACAGGGTTCAGCTCTCAGAACAGGGACCTCACTAACCCACAGCTGCCAAGAGACTACCCCAAGAATCGGGAagtttcaaatcccacttctCAAACTCAAGCAAGGGATTTTCCCAGCCTAAACCCCAGTCACACCTCTCAAACTGCACGAGACTTTCCAAATCCCAGTGCGAGGGCCGTGTCAGACTCTGGCTCTCAGTCGTTCAGTAATACCAGCACTCAGCCACAGGGCCGCGAGTTTACCGCCAATCCTTTGGCACCAAGCCGTGATTTCCCCAGCCCTGTCGGCCCCTCACAGCGGGACTTTGTGAGCCAGCAAACTCGAGAGTTCCCCAACTCGAACCCCAATCCAGGCCTCCTGTCCCCCCAGACACCCAACAGAGACTTTGCTAACCTGGCCGTCCACACTGTAGAGTTCTCCAGTGCTCAGGCTGCCCAGAGCTTCAACCCCCCCTCTACGAGCAGTGAGTTCCCCAGCCTGCCCCCCACCCAGAACAGAGACAATCCCAGCGCACTAAACCAGGATTTCACAGGACTGGCGAGAGATTATTCCAGTTTCACTTCGGCTCAGAACCGAGAATTCCCAAATCCCAAACAGTCCCACAACCAGGATTATCCAGTTCCCAGTTCCCAGCCTGCTCCAGCACTGCAGCCCTCCCCCCCCAGTCACACTCCCCCAGCCTCCCAGCGCTCCTCAGCATTCCCTCCCTCTCTGACCTCCAACCCCTCCCCTTCTCCTTCCTCAtcctccagctccctcactcccaTTGGCCAGTACCGGCCCAGCCCTGCCCAGCTCTCATCCAATCAGAATACGCCAGTAGTCATGATTGGTGATGATGAAAGAGATGTGATAGTGGGAGGAGTTTTCACACCAGTTGACCACACCTCCCAAAACACACCCCCTACTGCTTCTACTAGTTCCTGTCCGGAAGACCATCCCTCTCCTCCTTCTGTTCCTATCAATCACCCTCAAGCTTTCCCTCAAGTCCCCCCCTATCGTTACCCATCATCCTCCTCTTCTGCGTCAGTTCCTGGTTCCCCAGCTACCCACAAtcccctgctccctcctcctgcTCCCCCGACACGTCCTCTCTCTGGCAATGCTTCACCCCCGAACTACAAGCCTGAGTACAGGACCGCCCCCTTTCCACCAAGCCCCTCCCCTCCCACTCCGAGCCACGTCCCTCCTGCTCTAAACCCCTCCCCCAGCTCTGTTAGCCAAATCCCCTTCCACTCTACAACATCCCCTAGCACAGTTAATAATAGCAATATTAATTCAGCAGTGCCATCTTTAAACCCCTGCCCTAGATTCCACTCCCCCACCCCCTCTACAAACTCCACCCCTCCCAGTTTGAACCTCACTCCCTTTCATTCTAACAGTAATAATACTGTCTCTAAGTCACTCCCACCTCTTAGTAACTCCACCAATGACCCCCCTGGCTCTGTCTCTGGTCACACCTCTCCGGCCGCTAGTCCCGCCTCCTCAGCTGCCTTCAGGGCCTCCAGCCCCACCAACCCTGTTTCTAGCCACGCCCCTCTGCCTGTCACATCTTCTGACTTGCTGCCCGGACTCCAGGCCACGCCCATCATCAAGCAGGAGCCAATGGATGAGGGAGTGGAGGAGCTAGAGAGCCCGCCTCCGGTACAGAGGAGCCCCTCCCCTGAGGCCAAGGTGGTCGACATTCCGATCCACGCCAGCCAATCAGCACGGTGAGTGTGAAGCCAGCAGGATGCACTGCTTCTGAGGTTAGAAATGGAGTCACAGGTCGACTCTGGCTCTCTGACCTGCCCTGTAACCTGAACCCCGCTGCTGTACATTCCTGATATAGCAGCACAACAGTGTAAAGCGCGTTTTTCATTCCTTTAATGAGCTGGTTCTACTACACATCAGCACCATCATTATATTTGGAAAAGGctaatacatttctattttactACGCTGAATTCAAAACACCAGCTCGTTGAATTGAACAATTAGAATAAGGGTATGAGTTAAAAGATTGTACTTTTTCACATAGCTGTTCCCCAAAACAGTTTTTTCTAACATTGCTAGTAAAATAATGAAAGCATAAAAAATGATTATTTCCCTGCATTTTAAGGGTCGccctattatattttacatttaagaTTAGTAATCCAAACActattatttctaatcatttaATATTCAGCAAACCGTTATATTTAAGTTTTTCTACACAGCTCATAAATATCAAAGTTTAAAGacattaaataaagtttgactTGATGTGAAATATAGTTGATGTATTTTATGTAAACTTTTTAAGAAATATGCGTTTCACCTATTGTTGTGAATAACACTCACTATGTAGCGTTACCCGGGTCGCatcccggtgtcatgcgggtcggctatgaGATTTCACCCAgttttttgaagaagcagggttgacctgggtgagagaagcaagtacacaatgcaagtacacaatgcctgtatcaatgccccggaagtaTTAATGCtcacatgaccaccctttcatctgCTTTGAATCTGTCTCTGCACTGGACTGGCGTCCCGTGAAATCCAGCTGCAGCCAACCTCGcacagcttgttacagacgcttccatccgaGCGTCTGTGGATCGAATTGTCAGCCCAAATATTGATTCGAGCAAATGTCTCTTCATCGCTGCACACCATCCCTGCAGCAGTCTGGTTCATGGTGCGTCTCAATCAGCAAACCGTGAATAAACAGAAATGGATCGcaagttccttgcggaagtgaaatctTCATGCAAGCATGGCTGTTAGTTGCTTCCTCAGCTTACAAGctcccatcatgcattttgtcttgctcgacCCAGGTAAAAGGGTGTCACCCGCAtactgaggtgggtcgctgctgATCCGGTTCGAGCTGGGGtcgacccaggtatgtggtttcacattACGCGGGCTTGTGACTCGGGTAGGagcaccagtgtgaaagggacttcACTCCCTTTTgctgcatgactgtaaaatgaccagtcaTTACgtcagtactactgtaaaatgaccaaccACTACGTAGAAAATGTGTagctaatttatatttatttagaacacatagTATTTTATGATTccgattggtccaaatcaatatgtgtactaaatatttgaaacatgtacaAAACAACGCgttttgacccggatggccttccatactGCGCTCCCGTGTGTGTTGCGTGTTCACAGGAAATGCAgaaaatttgaaaaacaaatcatagATAACAGGGTTCGATGCATTCCATGTACCCCTCTTCACCATCCtcaaaaatatgtaaatgaaTGTGTGTTATACTCTGAAAATCTCTCTCCCCACGGCCTGTTCTGTGCCAGCATTCAGCACTGCACCAATTAGAGGAGCCCAGTGTGGACACACCCCAGGCCAGGGCAAGCCAGCCCTGCAGATCAGTGACCTGGtgctgtgagtgagtgagtaagCACTGTCCTGTCTTTTCAGGTTTCACAAGGTGCTGGATCGCGGATACAACTCGTGCTCCCGCAGCGATCTCTACTTCGTGCCTCTCGACGGCTCCAAACTGTGGAAGAAACGGAGCGATGTGGTGGAGAGGGCGAGGAGAGAGGTGGAGCAGAGAGCGAGGGATGAGAAAGAGAGGGAGCGTGAGAGGGAGCGCGAGAGAGAGCGGGGGAGGGAGcgcgagagggagagggacatCGACAGATCCATTCAGGTGAGTTCACAAGAACAAGAAcacaaaatcatttttaaagctgtgaaacattttgagaataCTTCATGTCTCCCCTGTGTAATACCCTGTGTGTGTTCTATGTGAGTATCCCATACTGTTCTGCTCAGTTCATTATTCACCAGACACACTAAACTAATGTCCTGTTTATCAACCACGGGTAGCTGCTTCTGGAAAGACTCCTCAAAGCTGAATTGATAAAGTGAAGTGGGAAAGGAAATGACAACTTTATACCATCTCAGAAATCAGTCTAGCTAGAGGTTTAgactcatacagaacacacagagctAGATATGAAACTGGTAAGGGACACATTCAGATGGAAGACCCACTTGTATACAGgtatttggagttttttttttttttttataagcccCATATAATAATATGTTCATTATACAGGGTGAATCATATTCACCCTTCATGGGTGCACTAGTGGCACATATCCACCAGATGGCTTTCTTACCAGATTCAGCATAATCTGATACTATTGATAATATTGCATCTCAATGATTTGATCATTAACcatcacactgtagattcacactccctgtgcagcaggtattaggaccccatcattttgcatttttgttgtaaatttgctgttgtttaattatttgtttatttgtttgctcCTCACAGAAGGACAGTCGGACGGCCCCAGGCCTGCTCCCCTTCTCAACCCCTCACCCCGCCCCTGCAGCCCAGCCCAGTTCAGCCCTTCCTATCCTGGTGGAGCACACCCAGTCCAGCATGGCATGCAGCCCCAGCTCAGGCTCTGCCCTGCtgctgcctcctcctccccaccacCTGTCCCGGGGGGCGATGGAGCAGCTCTGCCCCGTGTCTCAAGGCTCCGTGGCAGCGGTGCCCCCCTACCTGGGCCCGGACACGCCTGCCCTGCGCACGCTGAGCGAGTACGCCAGGCCTCACGTCATGTCGCCTCACCACCGCCCCCCTAGCCACCCCCACCACCCCTACTTCATGCCGCAGTTCCCCAATGCACACCCCGACGCGGCGGCTGCGATCCTGGGCTTCATCTATGGGGGTCTGGAGGGGCAGGTGCACCCCCTGGCGCGGGACCGAGTGAAGCCCGGGTTCGAGTTCAAGACGGAGAACTTCAGCGAGCTGGCCCACCTGAGCGCCCACGCCCACGCCCATGCCCACGCCCACCACCCCTCTCACTCGGGGCTGCTGCTCCCCGGGGACACCCTGTGCCCCCGCAGCCTGCCGCCTCACCACGCCTTCCTGCacccctccttctctcctctacACCCCCCGCCctgctcacacacacaggcagggccCAGAGACCCCCGAGAGCAGCCCCCTGCGCCCCCTCGGATAGGAGGGGAGTCTGAGAGGGGGGCGGCCCCTGGGGGAGGGGCAGGGGGCTCCTCTAGCTCAGGGGCCCCAGGGTCGAGTGGAGGGCTACAGATGGTCAATGTGACTCCACACCATCACCAGCACTCCCACATCCACTCACACCTTCACCTGCACCAGCAGGACGCAGCACTGCACGCAGGTGAGAGAGCTGGGCGGGGTCATCTGGAGGGTTAAACATACTAATAGAGACTGAATACAGTGACCTTAACATAGACACTGAATACAGTGACtttaacatattcatatacaCTGAATACAGTGACACTAACATATTCATAGACACTGAATACAGTGATTTTACATGGTCACagagtctttctcagtgtctcacTAACCCTAATACTTTATACCTCTgattatgtatattattattactattattattattattattattattactgtgtttaCACTGGTAATTGTCATCTTAGGatagaaatgaccactagagggagcactGGTCCTATGTTGTATGACTTGCTGTTTGCAGTGGTGAGGAGACATCAAATTGGTGTTTTCAAAATTTGAGGTAAAAAAACAagtctattaaaaataaatgttatcctCTTGAGAGTAGAGAAGCAACGCTCTGATTCCACGTCCTCATGGGAATTCACAATTATTTCACAGGCTATGAAAATGTGTCCTGCAGATTGTTTTCAAGAAATAACCAAATAGCATCCCAGCACCACCACTAGCACCACGTCGTTCTCAGTGTGCAATCTTTCTTTGTTCAGCATTGGATATGCTTGCACTGTGTCGGTTAATGCTTGCAGGGGAAAGCAGTGATTATGTCTTATATCACTTTACAATACCTTTGCACTTACCAGATGTGAAGGCAAAGCGTTCCTTTGCATCAACAGTTCTAATGTCGCACACTTCCTGTGTCACTACCTCCAATGGCTTCATTTAGCTTCTGCGTCTGCGAAACTCAATTTTGAACCCGGATCCGCAATGGATTCCCACACCTTGTTGATAGCGCTGGACTGGAAGTCACCAGAACATTCGATAAAACCCTTCAGGAGCTCCTCTCGATGCTCGGAGGCGATATGAACTATCGGAATACTGACGTTCCAGCGTGATGCTTCCCCTCTCGGAAGCCTCCTGCCTGCGATGGGCACCCAGAACCCCAGTCCTGTTTGCAGAGTGTGAAAAGAATGCCGGAAAGCCAAATCACAAAATTCTCACTTGCGCAATTTTAGATACAGCTTGCTGCATGATTAGGTTCAGCTGGTAGGCAAAGCAATGAACAGAATGTGCATTGGGGTACCTGTCCCTTCCTTTCCTTTGCACCCTACCAGACTCTCACACTGGCACCATTGTAGCTCAGAGAAAACAATTTGTAGTCGATCAAGCAAAGCTGTGGCAAATGATTCTGTAAAACCTTAAAACCCTTCAGAACTTTGCCGTTTCCAGCAATATACTGATAATACTGCTGCATCAGCTTGTACAGCCTTGTGTTCGGTGCTTCACACTGCTGGATAATGAGCTCCAGCCACACCAAGTATGCCACTGAGCAGCTCGTTCTGTACAGGGTTTaaaaacataagaagaacataagaaagtttacaaaggagaggaggccattcagcccatcttgctcgtttggttgttagtagcttattgatcccagaatctcatcaagcagcttcttgaaggatcccagggtgtcagcttcaacaacattactggggagttggttccagaccctcacaattctctgtgtaaaaaagtgcctcctatcttctgttctgaatgcccctttatctaatctccatttgtgacccctggtcccagtttcttttttcaggtcaaaaaagtcccctgggtcgacattgtctataccttttaggattttgaatgtttgaatcagatcgccgcgtagtcttctttgttcaagactgaatagattcaattcttttagcctgtctgcatacgacatgtcttttaaacccgggataattctggttgctcttctttgcactctttctagagcagcaatatcctttttgtaacgaggtgaccaaaactgaacacaatattctaggtgaggtcttattaatgcattgtaaagttttaacattacttctcttgatttaaattcaacacttctcacaatatatccgagcatcttgttggcgttttttatagcttccc
Encoded proteins:
- the atn1 gene encoding atrophin-1, whose amino-acid sequence is MKTRNNKNSMSVRSGRRKEVPRLAEQQKGVRVHTSPLGGGHNSGSSTSSSESRALREAAEGVSGGRVSRRQRGRDLSESEGEGPGTLTKRQRLQDGSSPCPVSLDVGLDNRRGNTDDRARRGRGRGLVRTRCGRDDVTLETSDNDDDDDDNQSNASLSSLASSSCSSGRDIDQDNRSSSPSLSASPMGSLDSDSDSNSQAAPPALHSPKPEASRQPTNSIRGTNQTVTPISQAANDSPKQKQTLTKGDINNNNTNNNFSPPPAFLQASQSILPPPPALKPLPFCSAPLPPSQHPSADKPERMSTSPAPHVSLQIPLHSTALLKYPSLSPQGGWGAGSNPNLGPWGSSPSPAVPQSGFPRYGIPHLNYQQAPKQPPTFPPPLPPHAPGRDCSSGHLAPLATVAHSTGRTFSSSSAGVQGREFASSAHQVLQPRDFAASGSSSSVQSRGFNPLSQNREFTSPSAQTQQQSRDYKNTQPSREFASLGSQSQGREYSNLTAPGPNREFPSPSTLTQKQQGREYTNAQPGRELGNPSVQSQGREYPSLTSPPVPPRDAHSQQQQNREYTNPNANTPARDFSSTNPQSQSREFTNLTSPVAHRDFPSPSALTQQQNKDYTNPSTAAQAREFAGSQRSEYPGLAGQVLSRDFAHVGPATQPGREFTGFSSQNRDLTNPQLPRDYPKNREVSNPTSQTQARDFPSLNPSHTSQTARDFPNPSARAVSDSGSQSFSNTSTQPQGREFTANPLAPSRDFPSPVGPSQRDFVSQQTREFPNSNPNPGLLSPQTPNRDFANLAVHTVEFSSAQAAQSFNPPSTSSEFPSLPPTQNRDNPSALNQDFTGLARDYSSFTSAQNREFPNPKQSHNQDYPVPSSQPAPALQPSPPSHTPPASQRSSAFPPSLTSNPSPSPSSSSSSLTPIGQYRPSPAQLSSNQNTPVVMIGDDERDVIVGGVFTPVDHTSQNTPPTASTSSCPEDHPSPPSVPINHPQAFPQVPPYRYPSSSSSASVPGSPATHNPLLPPPAPPTRPLSGNASPPNYKPEYRTAPFPPSPSPPTPSHVPPALNPSPSSVSQIPFHSTTSPSTVNNSNINSAVPSLNPCPRFHSPTPSTNSTPPSLNLTPFHSNSNNTVSKSLPPLSNSTNDPPGSVSGHTSPAASPASSAAFRASSPTNPVSSHAPLPVTSSDLLPGLQATPIIKQEPMDEGVEELESPPPVQRSPSPEAKVVDIPIHASQSARFHKVLDRGYNSCSRSDLYFVPLDGSKLWKKRSDVVERARREVEQRARDEKERERERERERERGRERERERDIDRSIQKDSRTAPGLLPFSTPHPAPAAQPSSALPILVEHTQSSMACSPSSGSALLLPPPPHHLSRGAMEQLCPVSQGSVAAVPPYLGPDTPALRTLSEYARPHVMSPHHRPPSHPHHPYFMPQFPNAHPDAAAAILGFIYGGLEGQVHPLARDRVKPGFEFKTENFSELAHLSAHAHAHAHAHHPSHSGLLLPGDTLCPRSLPPHHAFLHPSFSPLHPPPCSHTQAGPRDPREQPPAPPRIGGESERGAAPGGGAGGSSSSGAPGSSGGLQMVNVTPHHHQHSHIHSHLHLHQQDAALHAAAAGVHPLIDPLTSGPHLSRLPYPAGGLSNPLLTHPLHESEVLRQQLFGVQFRELPPPSLPPQMSAAHQLQAMQAQSAELQRLALEQQWIQHHSLPPTQEDYYSHMKKENDKAL